One Aphidius gifuensis isolate YNYX2018 linkage group LG5, ASM1490517v1, whole genome shotgun sequence genomic region harbors:
- the LOC122858216 gene encoding muscle calcium channel subunit alpha-1 isoform X3 → MSTGDGTKLSGPGIGNGARASFNNPTVGVNNNVAPQNNDGQSVMVKTPQVQTQTQAQTTTTTNAAAAAAAAAAKRPARRAKPPPDRPVRALFCLPLKNPVRKLCIDVVEWKPFEWLILMTIFANCVALAVYTPYPCGDSNQTNMILEKIEYIFLVIFTVECVMKIIAYGFVAHQGAYLRNGWNMLDFTIVVIGMISTILQLFMQEGFDVKALRAFRVLRPLRLVSGVPSLQVVLNSILRAMVPLLHIALLVLFVIIIYAIIGLELFSGKMHKTCRNNKTGETMEDPHPCGDSGFQCSSIGPEYTCSRQYWEGPNWGITNFDNFGLAMLTVFQCVTLEGWTDVLYDIEDAMGSTWQWIYFVSMVILGAFFVMNLILGVLSGEFSKEREKAKARGDFHKLREKQQIEDDLRGYLDWITQAEDIEPEADNGKQQTQDGKQKQQNEMESTDRLEGDDDNNQQESVWKRKRRDLDRINRRMRRSCRKAVKSQGFYWLIIGLVFLNTSVLATEHYRQPDWLDLFQEYTNMFFIALFTMEMILKMYSLGFQGYFVSLFNRFDCFVVVGSITEMVLTNTELMPPLGVSVLRCVRLLRVFKVTKYWRSLSNLVASLLNSIQSIASLLLLLFLFIVIFALLGMQVFGGKFNFDDLQDKTRSNFDSFWQSLLTVFQILTGEDWNAVMYVGIRAYGGVATHGILACIYFIILFICGNYILLNVFLAIAVDNLADAESLTAIEKEAEEQEAEQNRSHSGTPENDEELSGECDRDDRDEGDITSGEEEEEEEEEEEDPGTDIEQYRNENLNEEGSGKDGIKDGHKVRINIEPYEHGYDNYNGDDNDDEDYDDPLDGEVSARPRRMSEYNTANAKQPIPEGTSLFLFSQNNRFRVFCHWFCNHSNFSNFILVCIMVSSGMLAAEDPLDALSERNQVLNRFDYFFTAVFTIEISLKVIAYGFVLHNGAFCRSAFSLLDLVVVCVSLISMAWRSSAISFIKILRVLRVLRPLRAINRAKGLKHVVQCVIVAVKTIGNIVLVTSLLQFVFAVIGVQLFKGKFFACNDESKMTETECHGTYLVYEEGNINRPVVKERVWKRNRFHFDDVAKAMLTLFTVSTFEGWPSLLYTSIDSNHENFGPIYNFRPIIAAYYIIYIIIIAFFMVNIFVGFVIVTFQNEGEQEYKNCELDKNQRNCIEFALKAKPVRRYIPKHRIQYKVWWFVTSQPFEYTIFTLIIINTITLAMKFYNQPDPYTHALDVLNMIFTAVFALEFVFKLAAFRFKNYFGDAWNVFDFIIVLGSFIDIVYSEVNPGSNIISINFFRLFRVMRLVKLLSRGEGIRTLLWTFIKSFQALPYVALLIVMLFFIYAVIGMQVFGKIALDNETDINRNNNFQTFPQAVLILFRSATGESWQNIMLDCSYRPNEVKCDPKSDERTAPSCGNDIAFPYFISFYVLCSFLIINLFVAVIMDNFDYLTRDWSILGPHHLDEFIRLWSEYDPDAKGRIKHLDVVTLLRKISPPLGFGKLCPHRVACKRLVSMNMPLNSDGTVLFNATLFAVVRTSLRIKTEGNIDDANSQLRAIIKKIWKRTNSKLLDQVVPPPGVDDEVTVGKFYATFLIQDYFRRFKKRKELELKEGDKDCHNTVTLQAGLRTLHEAGPELKRAISGNLEELLDDNPEPMHRRNHSLFGSVWSSMRRGHHRAKSLKALTQNNAPKISPTNSIDFLPYASVQKSAGVDGNQVTARSHQVVPNVTGVSGSALDRTPIEENIPMRPLAMFVNNSTMQPSNFQNPYKVLDLEDGIERQLTPPTPPPRRNLPSGGTSVNITPATPAHGDSSSATTSATTQSPTPSPSPSLASSSIGGARYYAYASRGCCIDFVGWRQPNVDDNCEETDVEKKSNPSSDEGDCSTSIINKKLHKSFKKSSKRSSKRSNISDNIEEEGTSRCLSLKVRKIEDANFDDDDKTMKKCLTREPSIANGLKLAQTQAIAVAGFLTDFDSKQCRVCESCLSHRASFHGRVTWTGDSNGIYGSERLTHSLPGSPADRKPTFEVIGSAESLVGRVLVEQGLGKYCDPDFVRNTSREMQEALDMTREEMDRAAHLLLQERQPLTFQLQQNIDQQWNQGPREVIYEQLREQLPSLDNSQGVQQPRKVFRDQQPLS, encoded by the exons ATGAGCACGGGTGATGGCACAAAATTGTCGGGTCCCGGCATTGGAAACGGGGCCCGTGCTAGTTTTAATAATCCAACAGTTGGTGTTAATAACAATGTGGCACCACAAAATAATGACGGTCAAAGTGTTATGGTTAAAACACCACAAGTACAAACGCAAACACAAgcacaaacaacaacaacaacaaatgcaGCAgctgcagcagcagcagcagcagctaAAAGACCAGCAAGAAGAGCTAAACCACCACCAGATAGACCAGTTAGAGCATTATTTTGTTTACCACTTAAAAATCCAGTTAGAAAATTATGTATTGATGTTGTTGAATGGAAACCATTTGAATGGCTTATACTTATGACAATATTTGCAAATTGTGTTGCATTGGCAGTATATACACCATATCCATGTGGTGATTCAAATCAAACAAATatgatattagaaaaaattgaatatatatttcttgttATATTTACTGTCGAATgtgttatgaaaataatagcaTATGGTTTTGTTGCACATCAAGGTGCATATTTACGTAATGGTTGGAATATGCTTGATTTtacaattgttgttattggtaTGATTAGTacaatattacaattatttatgcaAGAAGGTTTTGATGTTAAAGCATTACGTGCATTTAGAGTATTACGTCCATTACGTTTAGTATCTGGTGTACCAAGTTTACAAGTTGTacttaattcaattttacgtGCCATGGTGCCTCTATTACATATTgcattattagtattatttgttataataatatatgcaaTAATTGgtcttgaattattttctgGTAAAATGCATAAAACatgtagaaataataaaactggtgAAACAATGGAAGATCCACATCCATGTGGTGATAGTGGTTTTCAATGTAGTTCAATTGGTCCAGAGTATACATGTAGTCGTCAATATTGGGAAGGACCAAATTGGGGTATAactaattttgataattttggaTTAGCAATGTTAACGGTATTTCAATGTGTTACACTTGAAGGTTGGACAGATGTATTATATGATATTGAAGATGCAATGGGTAGTACATGGCAATGGatatattttgtatcaatGGTTATACTTGGTGcattttttgttatgaatttaattcttGGTGTTTTATctggtgaattttcaaaagaaagagaaaaagcTAAAGCAAGAGgtgattttcataaattacgtgaaaaacaacaaattgaaGATGATTTACGTGGTTATTTAGATTGGATAACACAAGCTGAAGATATTGAACCAGAAGCTGATAATGGTAAACAACAAACACAAGATggtaaacaaaaacaacaaaatgaaatggAAAGTACTGATAGACTTGaaggtgatgatgataataatcaacaagaaTCAGTATGGAAAAGAAAACGTCGTGATCTTGATAGAATTAATAGAAGAATGAGAAGATCATGTAGAAAAGCTGTTAAATCACAAGGTTTTTATTGGCTTATTATTGgtcttgtatttttaaatacaagtgTACTTGCTACTGAACATTATCGTCAACCAGATTGGCttgatttatttcaagaaTATACAAATATGTTTTTCATTGCATTATTTACCATggaaatgatattaaaaatgtatagtTTAGGATTTCAAGGATAttttgtatcattatttaatcgttttgattgttttgttgttgttggatcAATTACTGAAATGGTTTTAACAAATACTGAATTAATGCCACCATTGGGTGTATCTGTACTTCGTTGTGTTCGTTTACTACGAGTATTTAAAGTAACAAA ATATTGGCGATCATTATCAAATCTTGTGGCATCACTTTTAAATTCTATACAATCAATTGCATCTCTGcttcttcttttatttctttttattgttatttttgctCTTTTAGGAATGcag GTATTTGgaggaaaatttaattttgatgatttacaaGATAAAACAAGAAGTAATTTTGATAGTTTTTGGCAAAGTTTATTAACagtatttcaaatattaactGGTGAAGATTGGAATGCAGTTATGTATGTTGGAATACGTGCATATGGTGGTGTTGCAACTCATGGAATACTtgcttgtatttattttataatattatttatttgtggtaattatatattactaaATGTCTTTTTGGCTATTGCTGTTGATAATTTGGCTGATGCAGAATCATTAACTGCCATTGAAAAAGAAGCTGAAGAACAAGAAGCTGAACAAAATAGATCACACAGTGGTACACCAGAAAATGATGAAGAGCTAAGTGGTGAATGTGATAGAGATGATAGAGATGAAGGTGATATAACAAGTGgcgaagaagaagaagaagaagaagaggaaGAAGAAGATCCAGGAACTGATATTGAACAGTAcagaaatgaaaatttaaatgaagaaGGATCTGGTAAAGATGGAATTAAAGATGGTCATAAAGttagaataaatattgaacCATATGAGCATggttatgataattataatggtgatgataatgatgatgaagattatGATGATCCATTAGATGGTGAAGTATCAGCAAGACCACGTAGAATGTCAGAATATAATACAGCAAATGCTAAACAACCAATACCAGAAGGAACATCATTGTTTCTattttcacaaaataataGATTTCGTGTATTTTGTCATTGGTTTTGTAATCAcagtaatttttcaaattttattcttgTATGTATCATGGTATCATCTGGTATGCTTGCTGCTGAGGATCCACTTGATGCACTATCTGAAAGAAATCAA GTTTTAAATCgtttcgattatttttttactgctGTATTTaccattgaaatatcattgaAAGTTATTGCATATGGTTTTGTACTTCATAATGGTGCATTTTGTCGATCAGCATTTAGTTTATTGgatcttgttgttgtttgtgTTTCATTAATTTCCATGGCTTGGAg gtcAAGTGCCATATCTTTCATAAAAATTCTTCGAGTTCTACGTGTGTTGAGGCCTCTACGTGCAATCAATCGAGCCAAGGGTCtcaag CACGTAGTTCAGTGCGTCATCGTAGCGGTTAAGACGATCGGAAACATAGTCCTTGTCACCAGTCTTTTGCAGTTCGTCTTCGCCGTTATTGGCGTTCAACTTTTTAAG GGAAAATTTTTTGCGTGCAATGATGAATCCAAGATGACAGAAACAGAATGCCA TGGTACATATTTGGTTTATGAAGAAGGAAATATTAATAGACCAGTTGTCAAAGAAAGAGTATGGAAAAGAAATAGATTTCACTTTGATGATGTTGCCAAAGCTATGCTCACTCTTTTTACTGTTTCGACTTTCGAAGGTTGGCCCAg cctTTTGTATACCTCAATTGACTCAAACCATGAAAATTTCGGTCCAATTTACAATTTTCGTCCGATAATTGCAGcttattacataatttatataattattattgcatttttcatggtaaatatatttgtggGTTTCGTTATTGTGACATTTCAAAATGAAGGTGAACAAGAATACAAAAATTGTGAGCTTGATAAAAACCAG CGTAACTGCATTGAATTTGCACTGAAAGCAAAGCCTGTTCGACGGTACATACCAAAACATAGGATTCAATATAAAGTTTGGTGGTTCGTCACTTCTCAACCATTTGAGTATACAATATTCACTCTCATCATCATAAACACAATAACACTGGccatgaaattttataatcaaccTGATCCATACACTCATGCTCTTGATGTACTTAATATGATCTTCACTGCAGTATTTGCACTTGAATTTGTCTTCAAACTTGCTGCTTTTCGTTTTAAA AATTATTTTGGAGATGCCTGGAATGTCTTTGACTTTATAATAGTTTTGGGAAGTTTCATCGATATTGTATACTCAGAAGTTAAC cctggttcaaatataatatcaataaatttttttcgactATTTCGTGTAATGCGTCTTGTTAAATTACTGAGTCGTGGTGAAGGAATTAGAACATTATTATGGACTTTTATTAAGTCATTTCAAGCATTGCCATATGTTGCATTACTTATTGTCAtgctgttttttatatatgcagTTATTGGAATGCaagtttttggaaaaattgcACTTGATAATGAAACGGATatcaatagaaataataattttcaaacgTTTCCTCAAGctgtattgatattatttagatCAGCAACAg gTGAATCATGGCAAAATATTATGTTGGATTGTTCATATCGTCCAAATGAAGTCAAGTGTGATCCAAAATCAGATGAACGAACAGCACCAAGTTGTGGAAATGACATTGCATTTCCATATTTTATATCTTTCTATGTTCTCTGTTCATTTTTG attataaatttatttgttgctgTTATAATGgataattttgattatctTACACGTGATTGGTCAATACTTGGACCTCATCatcttgatgaatttataagaTTATGGTCAGAATATGATCCTGATGCTAAAGGACGCATTAAACATTTAGATGTTGTAACATTATTACGTAAAATATCACCACCACTTGGTTTTGGTAAACTTTGTCCACATCGTGTTGCTTGTAAAAGACTTGTATCAATGAATATGCCATTAAATAGTGATGGAACTGTATTATTTAATGCAACATTATTTGCTGTTGTTAGAACATCATTGAGAATTAAAACAGAAGGAAATATTGATGATGCTAATTCACAATTACGtgctattattaaaaaaatatggaaacgTACTAATTCAAAATTACTTGATCAAGTTGTACCACCACctggtgttgatgatgaagTTACAGTTGGTAAATTTTATGCAACTTTTCTTATACAAGATTATTTTAGACGTTTTAAAAAACGTAAAGAATTGGAATTAAAAGAAGGTGACAAAGATTGTCACAATACAGTTACATTACAAGCTGGATTGAGAACATTGCATGAAGCTGGTCCAGAATTAAAACGTGCAATATCTGGAAATCTTGAAGAATTACTTGATGATAATCCTGAGCCAATGCATCGA cgTAATCATTCATTATTTGGAAGTGTTTGGTCAAGCATGAGAAGAGGTCATCATCGAGCAAAGTCATTAAAAGCACTTACTCAAAATAATGCTCCAAAAATATCACCAacaaattcaattgatttcCTGCCATATGCATCTGTTCAAAAATCAGCTGGAGTTGATGGTAATCAAGTTACTGCTAGATCTCATCAAGTTGTACCAAATGTAACAGG AGTTTCAGGCAGTGCACTAGACCGAACACCCATTGAAGAAAATATACCAATGAGACCACTTGCAATGTTTGTCAATAACTCAACCATGCAGCCATCAAATTTCCAAAATCCTTACAAAGTTTTAGA TTTGGAGGATGGGATCGAGCGACAGTTGacaccaccaacaccaccaccaagaCGTAATCTACCATCTGGTGGTACATCTGTTAATATTACACCAGCAACACCAGCACATGGTGATTCAAGCAGTGCAACAACAAGTGCAACAACACAATCACCAACTCCAAGTCCATCACCATCTCTTGCTTCATCATCAATTGGTGGAGCTAGATATTATGCATATGCATCACGTGGATGCTGTATCGACTTTGTTGGCTGGCGACAACCAAATG TCGATGATAATTGTGAAGAAACagatgtagaaaaaaaaagtaatccaTCATCAGATGAAGGTGATTGTTCAACaagtattataaataaaaaattgcataaaagctttaaaaaatcaagtaaacgTTCAAGTAAACGTTCAAATATATCAGATAATATAGAAGAAGAAGGAACATCACGTTGTTTATCATTAAAAGttagaaaaattgaagatgctaattttgatgatgatgataaaacaatgaaaaaatgtttaacaaGAGAACCAAGTATTGCTAATGGATTAAAACTAGCACAAACACAAGCAATTGCTGTTGCTGGATTTCTTACTGATTTTGATTCAAAACAATGTCGTGTTTGTGAATCTTGTTTATCACATCGGGCCTCATTCCACGGCAGAG TTACATGGACCGGTGATAGTAATGGAATTTATGGCTCGGAAAGATTAACTCACAGTTTACCAGGTAGTCCTGCTGATAGAAAGCCAACTTTTGAAGTTATTGGAAGTGCCGAGAGTCTAGTTGGTCGA gtTTTAGTTGAACAAGGACTTGGAAAATATTGTGATCCTGATTTTGTTAGAAACACATCACGTGAAATGCAAGAAGCACTTGATATGACACGTGAAGAAATGGATAGAGCTGCACATTTATTACTACAAGAACGTCAACCATTGACATTTCAATTGCAACAAAATATTGATCAACAATGGAATCAAGGACCAAGAGAAGTTATTTATGAACAATTACGTGAACAACTACCATCGTTAGATAATTCACAAGGTGTTCAACAACCACGAAAAGTATTCCGTGATCAACAACCATTATCttag